Proteins co-encoded in one Actinomadura luteofluorescens genomic window:
- a CDS encoding SDR family NAD(P)-dependent oxidoreductase codes for MNDRPSPVPYLSELFSLEGRVAVVTGGSSGIGRAIAGALARAGASVVVVARREAELAATVRELEGHGCRAAAVSADLGSRDAVAEAADAAAAAFGEPDILVNAAGVNLRPPMDELGTDVWDATMAVNLEAPFLLGQRFGPGMAERGFGRLIHIASQQAFRASVTSGAYGVSKAGLVALARSQAEAWSPRGVTANALVPGFVMTPLNARLSSDPAKVRALAERTMTGRNGLADDFAGAAVFLASPSAAYVTGQSIFVDGGFSAH; via the coding sequence ATGAACGACCGGCCGTCTCCCGTCCCGTACCTGTCCGAGCTGTTCTCGCTGGAGGGCAGGGTCGCGGTGGTGACGGGCGGCAGCTCAGGGATCGGCCGGGCGATCGCCGGAGCGCTCGCGCGGGCCGGGGCCTCGGTGGTGGTCGTGGCGCGGCGGGAGGCCGAGCTGGCGGCGACCGTCCGTGAGCTGGAGGGGCACGGCTGCCGGGCGGCGGCGGTGAGCGCCGACCTGGGGTCGCGCGACGCGGTCGCCGAGGCCGCCGATGCCGCGGCGGCGGCGTTCGGCGAGCCCGACATCCTGGTCAACGCGGCGGGGGTGAACCTGCGGCCGCCGATGGACGAGCTCGGCACCGACGTGTGGGACGCCACGATGGCGGTGAACCTGGAGGCGCCGTTCCTGCTCGGGCAGCGGTTCGGGCCGGGGATGGCCGAGCGCGGCTTCGGGCGGCTCATCCACATCGCCTCGCAGCAGGCGTTCCGGGCGTCGGTGACCAGCGGCGCCTACGGGGTGTCCAAGGCGGGGCTGGTGGCGCTGGCCCGGTCGCAGGCCGAGGCGTGGTCGCCCCGCGGCGTCACCGCCAACGCCCTGGTCCCGGGTTTCGTGATGACGCCGCTGAACGCGCGCCTGTCGTCGGACCCGGCGAAGGTCCGGGCGCTCGCCGAGCGGACGATGACCGGCCGCAACGGCCTGGCGGACGACTTCGCCGGCGCGGCGGTGTTCCTGGCCTCGCCGTCGGCCGCCTACGTCACCGGCCAGTCGATCTTCGTCGACGGCGGCTTCTCCGCCCACTAG